DNA from Flavobacterium aestivum:
CTATATTTGAAACAACCAAACCACTAAAAATGAAAGTATTCCCCTTTAAAATACCAAAACCTAAAGAAGAGGCTCTGATTTACCAAGAAGATCGAGAGATTGTTTTTTATGGAAAATTACACCAACATGAAGAAATCCAAATTAGCTATATTGCCAATGGAGAAGGAAATATTCTAGTTGGGGACACAATCACTGGCTACCAGAAAGGAAATGTTGTTGTACTGGGAAGCAATTTACCCCATGTGTTTAGAAGTGAAATCAACACTAATGAAACATCAGTCATGATGACTTTATTTTTCACAACGAATTCTTTCGGTAACAATTTTTTTGATCTCCCAGAATTTAAAACTCTTGAACCCTTTTTTGCCGCCATAAAAAACGGTTTCAAAGTAAATCAAATTTCACAAAAAACAGCAGATCAATTCAAAAAACTAAGAAATGCCAGTGAATTTGATCGCTTTTTGATATTTTTTAAAATAATCAAAAGCATTTGTCAGCATGAGAAGATAGCCCTTTCCAATTTCATCTATGACAAACCTTTTACCGATAGAGAAGGTAAAAGAATGCAATTAGTTTTTGACTATGTAATGACCAATTATCAACGAGACATTTCTCTTGAAGAAATTGCTTCTTTGTCTAATATGACCAAAAATGCATTTTGTCGCTATTTTAAATTAAGAACCAATAAAACTTTTTTTCAGTTCTTAATTGATATTCGCATAGAACGAGCAAGTAAATTATTATTGAAAAATCGTGAACTTTCCGTCATAGAGATTGCCGAACTATGTGGTTTTAACAATATTTCCAATTTTAACAGGAAATTCAAAGAACTGAAACATACCTCACCTTTACAATACAGAAAATTAAACGTTTAAAAATACGTATTACCTATTAAAAAACCTAATAAACAAAAGCCGACAATTAATTATTGTCGGCTTTTGTTGTATAAGTAGTATTTAAATAAACTACATCTGACTCAAAATTTCTTTTTTGAGAGCATCGTATTCACCTTGTAAAATCAAACCGTTATCAAGGAGTTTTTTATAATTTTGAAGTTTTGCAAAAAGCTCATCTTGTGACAGTTCACTAGCTTTCTTTTCTGCAGAAGCTGGTACTGGCTCTGCAACAGGCTCAGTATAATTAGAAACAACTGGCATTATTTCGGCAAAATCAGTTACTTCTTCTGTTTCTATCTCTTCAATCATTTCTGTTTCACCAATTAAAGACTCCAAAACTTCATTAGTAATTGGAGCAGCCGAAGCAGCTCCATTTTTCAAAATATCCAATTGCTCTTTGGCGTATGTAAATATTTTTCGAGCTTGAATCTTAGGAATATAATCTATCGAAACCTGCATATCTGTTTTAGTAGAAAAAGAAAATTCAGATCCAAGAATATTTTCTTTTACAAAAGTACCTTCAATATCATCCCAAGTGTAATCAATAAAATTCATAGACAGACCTAAATTTTTAGGCTGACAAATGATAATTCTTTTATTAGTCAATACAATACTATCCGGAAGCACTGTTAATCCTGGTTTTTTTTGTACGGCAATATATCCTACTTCTTCATTTTTCATTAAAATATCCTGCAATTTTGAGGTTACTTTTTCAATAGCTTTAGGATCTTGTTCTTCGTTTAAAAACTTTTTAATTTGTTCTTTCATTTTTATAATCTTGCTGAGTTGCTGTGTTTTTTATAATTGTTTATACAAAAGTAATGCCTAATTTTCTAATTCGATAATTTCGTTTTGAATTTTCCTTGTTAAACTTTTGAAAACCAACTCATATGAATGGTCTATCAATTCTTTAACAAAAGAGTCCGAGACATCTTTATTTACTGCAATAGTGTTCCAATGAACTTTACTCATGTGATAACCTGGCTGAATCGCATCGTACTCTGCACGTAACTCTTGTGCGCGTTCCGGATCACACTTAAGATTTATCGATGGACTTCCTTTTTCCCATTGTATTAAAGATGACAAAGCAAACATTTTACTACCTACCTTGAAGACCAAAGTATCTTCATCGAATGGGAAATGTTCCGTAACTCCTTTTTTAGAAAGGCAATATTCATAATAGGTCTCTAGGTTCATATTTTTTATTATTTTCCAATTTCACCCAAATGGGTAAACTTAAATCCTGTTTCATATTTTAATCCATACCCCAACATCCTATCCATAGAGGAGTGTGCAAATAAAATCACTCCTGAAAGTTGAATTGCCGAATTGGTGTAATAAATCCCAATCAAGTATACTACAATGGCAACACACCTATGATGCACTAAGTTATAACTAAAAGCTCCCACTTTATCTCCAAAAATATACCCAATCATAGAAAAATCCGGTACTAAAATTAAAACCAAAAACCACCACCAAGCATATTCCAATTGATTGAAAAAATAAATACCAAGTATAAAGAGCCCCAATTCCTCTAGTGCTATAACTTTTCTCATATGCTAATAATATTCATTTTTATTGATCTTATGTATTACATTTAAGAGTATGCAAATTAATTTAAGATAATACTTTTTTCATCATACTATTTTCTCCATCATTCTTTCTGGACAAGCCAATGCTTTA
Protein-coding regions in this window:
- a CDS encoding AraC family transcriptional regulator — protein: MKVFPFKIPKPKEEALIYQEDREIVFYGKLHQHEEIQISYIANGEGNILVGDTITGYQKGNVVVLGSNLPHVFRSEINTNETSVMMTLFFTTNSFGNNFFDLPEFKTLEPFFAAIKNGFKVNQISQKTADQFKKLRNASEFDRFLIFFKIIKSICQHEKIALSNFIYDKPFTDREGKRMQLVFDYVMTNYQRDISLEEIASLSNMTKNAFCRYFKLRTNKTFFQFLIDIRIERASKLLLKNRELSVIEIAELCGFNNISNFNRKFKELKHTSPLQYRKLNV
- a CDS encoding PH domain-containing protein, which gives rise to MKEQIKKFLNEEQDPKAIEKVTSKLQDILMKNEEVGYIAVQKKPGLTVLPDSIVLTNKRIIICQPKNLGLSMNFIDYTWDDIEGTFVKENILGSEFSFSTKTDMQVSIDYIPKIQARKIFTYAKEQLDILKNGAASAAPITNEVLESLIGETEMIEEIETEEVTDFAEIMPVVSNYTEPVAEPVPASAEKKASELSQDELFAKLQNYKKLLDNGLILQGEYDALKKEILSQM
- a CDS encoding MmcQ/YjbR family DNA-binding protein, with the protein product MNLETYYEYCLSKKGVTEHFPFDEDTLVFKVGSKMFALSSLIQWEKGSPSINLKCDPERAQELRAEYDAIQPGYHMSKVHWNTIAVNKDVSDSFVKELIDHSYELVFKSLTRKIQNEIIELEN
- a CDS encoding DUF4260 domain-containing protein; this translates as MRKVIALEELGLFILGIYFFNQLEYAWWWFLVLILVPDFSMIGYIFGDKVGAFSYNLVHHRCVAIVVYLIGIYYTNSAIQLSGVILFAHSSMDRMLGYGLKYETGFKFTHLGEIGK